TCGCGCGCCACCATCGCCGCCGACCGCTGCTCGAGTGGGTGTTCCAGGAGCTCGGGTACGTGGTCAGCCTCGGGGTGTTGGACGCGGCCGGTTGGGTGCTCTTCCAAGGCCACGTGGTCACCGGTATGCCTGCGGTAGGGATCAAGGGTGCGGTCGACACCCAGTACGATCTGTTCCTCGAAGGCATCGACACGTACCTGCTCTAGCGGGCCACCACCATGGGATCGGAAATCGCCTTTCGCCTGGTTCAAGCTGCTGGCGCCATCCTGACCCTGGTGCTCGCCTCGCGCTCCTTCACCGCGCGTGTGCTCACCCTCGGCGACGAGCCGACCCTGCCGCGCTACCAGGCCCCGAAGGGGCTGTACGGCATCGGCACCGCGAGCTACGCCCTGATCATGGCCCTGCTGTACCTCATGCTGGTGACCGTGTGGACCCCCTTGCGGCCTCTCATCGACGCCCTGTTCAACCCCGCCACGGCGGATGCCGCCGCCTACCTCGCGAGCATCACCGCTGGCTTGGTGGTGCCGGTGATGGTGATCCTGGTGTTCTTCTTCCTGCTCACCTGGGAGAGCCCGCTCAATCCCGTGCTGGTCCTGCGCGGGGTGGTGTACAACCTGTTCGCAATACCGCGCCGGGCACAAGACGTCTACACCTCCTTGCGTGGCGCCGGCCTGCAGGGGGTGGACGAGGCTCATCGCGAGGCCTGCATCGCCAACCTGCTGGCGGATAGCCTGGCCAAGGAAGACTTCGATCGCTCGGCCGATACGGTGGAGTATCGCTGGGCGCGTGCCTGCCTGCTGTTCGGGCAGATCCAGAGCTACGCGGACCAGCATTCCTATCACCGCTTCTTCCAGGAGCCGTCCCTGAAATGGGGGCAGATCTGTATCTCCTTCAACGAGACCTCGGAGAAGGTGGCGAACTGGAAGGGGGCCGAGCCGCACTACACCAAGACGCTGGAACTGATCGAAAAGCTCGATCAATTGATCCGGTGGCTATGTCGATTGTTAGCGTGCATCGTGGTGTACGGCAGCCCGAACGAGGAGGAGATGTGGAAGACCGTCGCGCGCCTCGGGGGCGACCCGCGCCAGGTGCGCCTGCGCCACACCTACCGCCATCTGCTGCTGTTCTCTGCGGCGATCGTGGCCGCTGTGGCCATCGGTCGTGAGGTCTCGGTGGTGGTCTACAACATGCTGTTCCAGCCGCCGAATGCCCTGGAACACTTCGCCTTCGACACGGTGCGCTGGAGCCTCTACGCGATCAGCATGTACGTGGTGCCGATGGCAGTGGTCTTCGTCGCCCACGCGGAGGCCTATCGGTCGCCCCGCAACCCCGCGCGCTATTACGGCTTCTACGCCCTGATGACGCTCATCTGTTTCGTCATCAGCACCTCCATGTCCGCCCTCGTGTTCGGGCTGTCGGCCAATGACACGCAGTTCAGCTTCGCGGCGAGCTTCGTCGGCTCCATGCGCTTCGGTATCTTGCCGGCGCTGATGTGTGGCTACGTGGCTTACCAGATGGATGCGCCGGCCCTGGAGGATCCGAAGAGCCTGCGCGATGAGTTGCGTTTGGCGGGGATTCGCGCCGGCATCTGGGCAGTGCTCGCCCTGATCATCATGCTCTACGCGACGGATGAGATGCCCCTGGAGTCGGAGGGGCTGCGGGTAACCATGACGATCACCTCGGCCTTCGTCTCGGCCTTGATCGCGGCCGCGGCCCGCTTCCGCATCCAGGCGGCTCAGCGGGTGGCGCCCGGCGACGCCTGAGGGGTGCCGCCGAGCCTCACCGAGGGTCAGCCCCCCTGGCGCAGGGCTGCGATGCGGTCTTCCAGGGGCGGGTGGGTCATGAAGAGCTTCTTCAGGCCACCGGTGCGTCCGCCGGAGATGCCCATCGCGGCCATCTCGTCCGGAAGCTCGCCGCCGCCCGTGCGCAGGCGGTCCAGGGCGCCAATCATCTTCTCCCGGCCGGCCAGGCGTGCGCCGCCCGCATCGGCGCGGAACTCGCGGTAGCGCGAGAACCACATGACGATCATGCTCGCGAGCACGCTGAACACCATCTGCATGACGATAGAGACGATGAAGTAGCCCGGGCCGTGGCCGCTTTCCGTGCGGAAGACGGCACGATCCACGATGTAGCCGACCAGGCGCGAGGCGAACACGACGAAGGTGTTGACGACGCCCTGGATCAAGGTGAGCGTCACCATGTCCCCGTTGGCCACGTGGGCGATCTCGTGCGCGAGCACGGCCTCGACCTCGTCCGCCTTCATGCCGCGCAGGAGCCCCACGCTTACGGCGACCAACGCGTTGTTGCGGTTCCAGCCCGTGGCGAAGGCGTTCATCTCGGGGGCATTCCAGATGCCTACTTCCGGCATGCCGATGCCCGCCTCTTTGGCCTGGCGACGGATCGTGTCCACCAGCCAGCGCTCGTTCTGATCGCGGGGATTGTCCACATCCAGCAGCTGCACGCCCATGCTGCGCTTGGCCATCCACTTGGAGCTGAACAGGGAGATCAACGAGCCGGTGAAGCCGATTAACGCAGACATCACGAGCAAGCCGGTCAGGTCCAATCCGCCCGTTTGGCGGTTGATCGTGCCCTCGAGGCCTAGCAGCGAAAACACCACGCTCACCACCACCAGCACGGCAGCGTTCGTGGCTAGGAACAGGAAGATGCGAGTCATCTCGGACCCTCGTATTGCGGTAAATGTTGGGGATATCTGGGCGCGGCTCCCCGGAGTCAAGGCCGCAGAAGGTGGCGCGTTGTCAATCTACACGAGCGTGGGTTATGTTTTCGACGACTTATCCGCCGCGGTTGTTCTTGGCCGCGCCTCGACTACCGCCGGCGCCTTCGGCGCCACCTGACGTACCGGCACGTAGGTCTGCGGGCCTAGGTGACGGGCGCCTGTCACATCACGGGGAGCAGCA
Above is a window of Pseudomonadota bacterium DNA encoding:
- the htpX gene encoding protease HtpX translates to MTRIFLFLATNAAVLVVVSVVFSLLGLEGTINRQTGGLDLTGLLVMSALIGFTGSLISLFSSKWMAKRSMGVQLLDVDNPRDQNERWLVDTIRRQAKEAGIGMPEVGIWNAPEMNAFATGWNRNNALVAVSVGLLRGMKADEVEAVLAHEIAHVANGDMVTLTLIQGVVNTFVVFASRLVGYIVDRAVFRTESGHGPGYFIVSIVMQMVFSVLASMIVMWFSRYREFRADAGGARLAGREKMIGALDRLRTGGGELPDEMAAMGISGGRTGGLKKLFMTHPPLEDRIAALRQGG